Genomic window (Nitrospirales bacterium LBB_01):
GACACCAATCGTTCACTTGACTCAGGATGAAACTCCGGCATCTCATGTTTTAAAAAAATATCGTCATAAATAAATGCTGTCTTTTTCATTGACCGGTCTCCTATTGTTTTTTCACTTCCGTTACATAACAGTATAACACAACTGATTGCAGAATATTACCGGTACTCTATTCTAACGGCCTCTGTTCATATCATAAATATGATAGACAAAGCGTCCTTTTACAGTAAACGAATCCTTTTGCCAATCATCCGGAAGGGGCCAAAACGGGGAGGCATCCCTGACAGACTGCATGGCTGCCTCATCAAGACTCCGATTGCCTGATGTTCTCATAACATAAACTTGAGCAAGCGTCCCGTTTTTGTTGATAGTAAAACTTACCTGCAAATCACCTGTTATCCCGCGTTTAACAGCGTCAGGCGGATATACCCATGCAGCTTCAATCATTTGCTTTAGTTTTCTCATATATCCCTCATATCGGATATCTTCGGTTTCCAAAGACACCGCCGTGTCCCTTTCTGCGCCATCTATGCGCCCTGTGCCCTGAGATCCGCTCCGGGCGTGTTTGGCTATTATGTCTTTATCAAACAGGTTTGAAACGGAGGGAGGCTGCTCCTTTAACAGCTTCACAGGCCTTGACTCTGTTGGAGTTTCAGAGTGTGCGGTTTGTGTTTTTGCGCTGGAGGATTTTTGAGGCGTGGTTACTCCGGGCGACTTTTCAGCTTTCTCTACAGGGCGTGTTTGTGCTTGCGTTCTGGGTTTAACGGGGTGAGGCGGCACTTGCCCCTTTTTAGGTTCTGCCGCCTTATGCGGAGCGCTCTTAGAGGCGTCAGGCGAGCTTTTCAGCTGCTGCCCCTCGCTTTCTTTCTTTCCCTCACGTGCAGGCTTGTGGGCTATGTCTGGAATGTCCGGCTCCTTTGTTACTACCTTAGCCGTTATAGTTTCTTTGGGCGGCTGCCAC
Coding sequences:
- a CDS encoding TonB family protein gives rise to the protein MFKRYIILSAIFHLILLLIFILIYKKVKQPWQPPKETITAKVVTKEPDIPDIAHKPAREGKKESEGQQLKSSPDASKSAPHKAAEPKKGQVPPHPVKPRTQAQTRPVEKAEKSPGVTTPQKSSSAKTQTAHSETPTESRPVKLLKEQPPSVSNLFDKDIIAKHARSGSQGTGRIDGAERDTAVSLETEDIRYEGYMRKLKQMIEAAWVYPPDAVKRGITGDLQVSFTINKNGTLAQVYVMRTSGNRSLDEAAMQSVRDASPFWPLPDDWQKDSFTVKGRFVYHIYDMNRGR